The following proteins come from a genomic window of Edaphobacter sp. 4G125:
- a CDS encoding adenylate kinase → MASDSAHTQAPAEGFLPGPVLLLGAPGVGKGTQAQRLMADFGIPQISTGDILRDNIARGTDLGKSAKGLMDQGQLVPDQMVNDMVGARLTQADVQRGYILDGYPRTLGQAEWLDSHLISLEKSVGAVALPLVAVNIRVDEQELLRRITGRRICPVCKTIYNIYSKPPKKEGVCDNEGASLQHRSDDTEAAFVERMKAYNSLTAPVIEHYSHQGRFREVDGAHTVEQVTAAIESALRELRQAGE, encoded by the coding sequence TTGGCTTCTGACTCTGCACACACTCAGGCCCCGGCAGAAGGTTTTCTGCCCGGGCCGGTTCTTCTTCTGGGAGCTCCCGGCGTAGGCAAGGGAACTCAGGCGCAGCGCTTGATGGCGGACTTTGGGATTCCACAGATCTCAACCGGAGACATTCTTCGCGATAACATTGCCCGGGGTACGGATCTCGGCAAGTCTGCCAAGGGCCTGATGGACCAGGGGCAGCTTGTTCCGGACCAGATGGTGAACGACATGGTTGGCGCCCGTCTCACGCAGGCCGATGTTCAGCGCGGTTATATCCTCGATGGCTATCCCCGGACTCTCGGACAGGCTGAGTGGCTGGATTCCCACCTGATTTCGCTCGAGAAGAGTGTCGGCGCAGTCGCGCTGCCTCTAGTTGCGGTCAACATCCGGGTCGATGAGCAGGAGTTACTTCGCCGGATCACCGGACGGCGCATATGCCCGGTCTGTAAGACCATCTATAACATCTATTCGAAGCCTCCGAAGAAGGAAGGCGTTTGCGATAACGAAGGTGCTTCGCTTCAACATCGTTCCGACGACACTGAAGCGGCCTTTGTGGAACGAATGAAAGCGTATAACTCATTGACGGCTCCCGTGATCGAACACTACAGCCATCAGGGGCGTTTCCGTGAGGTCGATGGAGCGCACACTGTGGAGCAGGTAACGGCTGCAATCGAATCCGCGCTTCGAGAGCTTCGTCAGGCAGGAGAATAA
- the secY gene encoding preprotein translocase subunit SecY, with protein sequence MFDKFANIFRIPDLRKRVLFTLGMLAVYRLGSHIPTPGINGSMLAEFFNQNSGSALGLVDLFSGGNLRKLTIFALGIMPYITASIIFQLLTVIYEPLAKLQKEGELGRRKITQWTRYVTVLLGIVQSFTIALTLTNTTTGSSMVTIPRAAFIPLCVLTLTAGTTFIMWLGEQITERGIGNGMSLLIFAGIVVGVPKGVAELYDKFQTSAWGAFTPIALVILVAGMIAVVAFIVFVERSERRIPVQYAKRIVGRRMMGGQSTHLPLRVNSGGVMPVIFASSILSAPLLFAGMSFFGSAPLRDTKILGPLFQYISPGEPFYELVFIVAIVFFAYFYISIVFRPDDIADNMRKYGGFIPGIRPGKRTADFINDVLTRITLVGAIYLVIIVMIPQMIISGIHFNHLWLVGPIFDKLPTWVTNGLGVTFYFGGTSLLIVVGVAMDTVQQIESQLIMRHYDGFTPKSGRIRGRKSW encoded by the coding sequence ATGTTCGACAAGTTCGCAAACATCTTCCGTATTCCAGACCTGCGTAAGCGCGTCCTGTTTACGCTGGGCATGCTGGCGGTCTATCGCCTTGGATCGCATATCCCCACGCCCGGCATCAATGGCTCCATGCTGGCCGAGTTCTTCAATCAGAACTCTGGCTCGGCGCTTGGGTTGGTCGACCTGTTTTCCGGCGGCAACCTGCGCAAGCTGACCATCTTCGCTCTCGGCATCATGCCGTACATTACGGCATCGATCATCTTTCAGCTGCTCACGGTAATCTATGAGCCGCTGGCGAAGCTGCAGAAAGAAGGCGAGCTTGGTCGTCGCAAGATCACCCAGTGGACCCGTTACGTTACGGTTCTTCTGGGAATAGTGCAGTCCTTTACGATTGCCTTGACTCTGACGAATACCACGACCGGGTCTTCCATGGTTACGATCCCGCGCGCAGCGTTTATCCCGCTTTGCGTACTGACTCTAACCGCCGGAACAACGTTCATCATGTGGTTGGGTGAGCAGATTACCGAACGCGGAATTGGCAACGGAATGTCGTTGCTCATCTTCGCCGGCATCGTGGTCGGTGTCCCCAAAGGAGTTGCTGAACTTTACGATAAGTTCCAGACCAGCGCCTGGGGAGCATTCACTCCAATTGCCCTTGTGATCCTCGTCGCAGGCATGATCGCTGTTGTCGCCTTCATCGTGTTCGTAGAGCGTTCCGAACGTCGCATTCCGGTGCAGTATGCGAAGCGAATCGTCGGTCGCCGTATGATGGGGGGGCAGTCGACACACCTTCCGCTCCGGGTCAACTCCGGTGGCGTTATGCCAGTGATCTTCGCCAGCTCGATTCTTTCGGCGCCGCTCCTCTTTGCCGGAATGAGTTTCTTTGGCAGCGCTCCGTTGCGCGACACCAAGATTCTGGGACCACTCTTCCAGTACATCTCGCCGGGCGAGCCGTTCTACGAACTTGTCTTCATTGTGGCGATCGTCTTCTTCGCCTACTTCTATATCTCCATTGTCTTCCGTCCCGATGACATCGCAGACAATATGCGGAAGTACGGCGGCTTTATCCCCGGAATTCGCCCCGGCAAGCGCACTGCTGATTTCATCAACGACGTGCTGACCAGGATTACTCTGGTGGGCGCGATTTATCTGGTCATCATCGTCATGATTCCTCAAATGATCATCAGCGGAATCCACTTCAATCACCTTTGGCTGGTCGGACCGATCTTCGACAAGTTGCCAACCTGGGTAACGAATGGTCTTGGTGTGACCTTTTACTTTGGTGGCACCAGTCTTCTGATTGTGGTTGGTGTTGCTATGGACACGGTTCAGCAGATCGAATCGCAACTTATCATGCGTCACTACGACGGCTTTACTCCCAAGAGCGGCCGAATCCGCGGACGCAAGAGCTGGTAG
- the rplO gene encoding 50S ribosomal protein L15, whose product MSVRNLSNLKAPAKANRNKKRVGRGMGSGMGKTSTRGHKGQGSRSGSRLMRGFEGGQMPLHRRLPKRGFTNIFRTEYTVLGLDRIAEIHAASNETEFTLEKIVALGLLRKKNGLIKVLNNGEIKAAVTIHAHKFSKTAQEAIEKAGGKAVLIA is encoded by the coding sequence ATGTCAGTTCGTAATCTCTCTAATCTGAAGGCCCCTGCAAAGGCCAATCGTAATAAGAAGCGTGTCGGACGCGGTATGGGTTCCGGCATGGGTAAGACTTCGACCCGTGGACACAAGGGCCAGGGGTCGCGTTCCGGGTCGCGCCTGATGCGTGGTTTCGAAGGCGGCCAGATGCCGCTGCACCGTCGTCTTCCGAAGCGCGGTTTTACCAACATCTTCCGTACGGAGTACACCGTGCTTGGCCTCGATCGTATTGCCGAGATTCATGCAGCTTCGAACGAAACGGAGTTCACGCTGGAGAAGATCGTCGCGCTCGGCCTGCTCCGTAAGAAGAACGGCCTGATCAAAGTCCTCAATAATGGAGAGATCAAGGCGGCTGTTACGATTCACGCTCACAAGTTTTCGAAGACCGCCCAGGAGGCGATCGAGAAGGCTGGCGGCAAGGCTGTTCTCATCGCCTAA
- the rpmD gene encoding 50S ribosomal protein L30: MAETKGKIKLQYFRSKIATPEKHKLVVKGLGFTRLNQIVEREDSPSIRGMVAKIPHLVRIVE, encoded by the coding sequence ATGGCTGAAACCAAGGGCAAAATCAAGCTGCAGTATTTCCGCTCGAAGATCGCTACGCCGGAGAAGCACAAGCTCGTCGTCAAAGGGCTGGGCTTTACCCGGTTGAACCAGATTGTCGAGCGTGAGGATTCGCCGTCGATCCGCGGCATGGTCGCCAAGATCCCCCATCTCGTTCGTATCGTCGAGTAG
- the rpsE gene encoding 30S ribosomal protein S5: MATKKKIDANKLNLKDQVVSINRVTKVVKGGKNMSFAALVVIGDPAEGVVGYGSGKAKEVPQAIRKGIEAAKKNLFKVNLTETSIPHQVLGHYGAGHVMLKPAPEGTGVIAGGTVRAVMTSAGVQNVLTKSIGTKNPHNVIKATFDALAQLRNKAEVATLRGKAEEEL; encoded by the coding sequence ATGGCAACAAAGAAGAAGATCGACGCGAACAAGCTCAACCTGAAGGACCAGGTTGTCAGCATCAACCGCGTCACCAAGGTCGTCAAGGGCGGTAAGAACATGTCTTTCGCCGCGCTGGTCGTTATCGGTGATCCTGCCGAGGGCGTCGTCGGTTACGGTTCAGGGAAGGCCAAAGAGGTTCCGCAGGCCATCCGTAAGGGGATTGAAGCTGCCAAGAAGAATCTTTTCAAGGTGAACCTGACTGAGACTTCGATTCCGCACCAGGTTTTGGGCCACTACGGCGCAGGTCATGTGATGCTGAAGCCCGCCCCCGAAGGCACCGGCGTTATCGCTGGAGGTACGGTTCGCGCGGTCATGACCTCGGCTGGTGTGCAGAATGTGCTGACGAAGTCCATCGGAACCAAGAATCCGCATAACGTTATCAAGGCTACCTTCGATGCTCTCGCCCAGCTTCGTAACAAGGCTGAGGTCGCCACACTGCGTGGCAAGGCAGAAGAAGAGCTGTAA
- the rplR gene encoding 50S ribosomal protein L18 — MITPRKRDVIRKRVHTRIREKLSGTAERPRLNVYRSLNHIYTQLIDDAAGVTIASASTLGKKGDAKKAGGNIAAATEVGKLIATRAQEKGIKKVVFDRGGYLYHGRIKALADAAREAGLEF, encoded by the coding sequence ATGATTACACCCCGTAAGCGCGACGTTATCCGTAAGCGAGTTCATACGCGCATCCGTGAGAAGCTCTCCGGCACGGCAGAACGCCCGCGTCTGAATGTCTACCGTTCACTGAATCACATCTATACGCAGCTGATTGATGATGCAGCTGGTGTTACGATCGCCTCCGCCTCAACGCTTGGAAAGAAGGGCGATGCAAAGAAGGCCGGCGGAAACATCGCGGCTGCTACCGAGGTCGGTAAGTTGATTGCGACACGTGCTCAGGAGAAGGGAATCAAGAAGGTTGTCTTCGATCGCGGCGGATATCTCTATCACGGCCGCATCAAAGCTCTCGCTGACGCAGCCCGTGAAGCCGGACTGGAGTTCTAG
- the rplF gene encoding 50S ribosomal protein L6: protein MSRIGKKPIPLPAGVKYTVNGNTVLVEGPKGKVTALLPTGITLVQKDGAIVAERQNDKQAAFHGLARALVFNAVQGVTAGWTKELDIVGIGYRVEMKGKNTVVFTLGYSHPIEFPLPTGVEVAIDPKQTHLTISGIDRQKVGQVAADMRALRKPDPYKNKGVRYTGEKLKKKVGKTGAK from the coding sequence ATGTCTCGTATTGGCAAGAAGCCGATTCCGTTGCCCGCAGGTGTTAAGTACACCGTGAATGGCAACACTGTTCTGGTGGAAGGTCCGAAGGGGAAGGTCACTGCTCTTCTGCCAACCGGTATTACGCTGGTCCAGAAGGATGGCGCAATTGTTGCAGAGCGTCAGAATGATAAACAGGCCGCTTTTCACGGACTTGCTCGCGCCCTGGTCTTCAATGCCGTTCAGGGAGTGACCGCTGGATGGACGAAGGAACTCGATATCGTTGGTATTGGATACCGTGTCGAGATGAAGGGAAAGAATACCGTTGTCTTTACTCTCGGTTATTCGCACCCAATCGAGTTTCCGCTGCCGACCGGAGTTGAGGTCGCGATCGATCCGAAGCAGACCCACCTGACCATCTCCGGGATTGACCGGCAGAAGGTCGGCCAGGTTGCTGCCGATATGCGTGCCCTGCGTAAGCCTGATCCGTACAAGAACAAGGGTGTTCGTTATACCGGCGAGAAGCTGAAGAAGAAGGTTGGCAAGACGGGCGCTAAGTAG
- the rpsH gene encoding 30S ribosomal protein S8 → MNLTDPVADFLTRIRNSIRARHQKLDVPASKLKAEIARILKDEGYIANFKATEENGQKVLRVYLKYGTNNEAAIRDLQRVSRPGCRVYVGRDEIRRVQGGLGISILTTPKGVMTGRQARRENVGGEVLCEVW, encoded by the coding sequence ATGAACCTCACCGATCCAGTAGCAGATTTTCTGACCCGCATCCGCAACTCCATCCGGGCACGTCACCAGAAGCTGGATGTTCCTGCTTCCAAGTTGAAGGCGGAGATCGCCCGCATCCTCAAGGATGAGGGGTACATTGCCAACTTCAAGGCGACCGAAGAGAACGGCCAGAAGGTCCTTCGTGTGTATTTGAAATACGGTACGAACAATGAGGCCGCGATCCGCGACCTGCAGCGCGTTTCTCGTCCCGGCTGCCGCGTGTATGTCGGACGCGATGAGATTCGCCGGGTCCAGGGTGGCTTGGGGATCTCGATTCTGACAACTCCCAAAGGTGTGATGACGGGGCGTCAGGCTCGTCGTGAAAATGTAGGCGGAGAGGTTCTCTGCGAGGTCTGGTAA
- a CDS encoding type Z 30S ribosomal protein S14: MATTAKRVKDAKKPKFKSRQHNRCQLCGRPRAYLRKFGVCRLCFRSLALKGEIPGVVKSSW, translated from the coding sequence ATGGCAACTACAGCAAAGCGCGTCAAAGACGCAAAGAAGCCGAAGTTCAAGTCCCGCCAGCACAACCGCTGCCAGCTCTGCGGTCGTCCTCGCGCCTATCTTCGCAAGTTTGGCGTCTGCCGTCTCTGCTTCCGTTCGCTTGCTCTCAAGGGAGAGATTCCAGGCGTCGTGAAGTCGAGCTGGTAA
- the rplE gene encoding 50S ribosomal protein L5, which translates to MAARFKEKYEKEIKQSLAKELNIENVMAIPKLEKIVVNMGLGEATQNVKIMDPLVADLASITGQKPVTTKAKKSIAAFKVREGMPIGAMVTLRGDAMYEFLDRLISIALPRVRDFRGVSSKSFDGRGNYTLGLRDQLIFAEIDYAKVDKIKGMNVTIVTTAQDDNGARALLRAFGMPFRQGA; encoded by the coding sequence ATGGCGGCACGATTTAAAGAGAAATACGAAAAAGAGATCAAACAGTCCCTGGCCAAGGAACTCAACATTGAGAACGTGATGGCGATCCCGAAGCTGGAGAAGATCGTCGTTAATATGGGACTGGGTGAAGCAACCCAGAACGTCAAGATCATGGATCCTCTGGTTGCCGACCTGGCTTCGATCACGGGCCAGAAGCCTGTGACCACCAAGGCGAAGAAGTCCATCGCGGCCTTCAAGGTGCGTGAGGGAATGCCGATTGGAGCGATGGTTACGTTGCGTGGCGATGCCATGTATGAATTTCTTGATCGTCTGATTTCGATTGCTCTTCCACGTGTCCGCGACTTCCGCGGAGTCTCTTCGAAGAGCTTCGATGGCCGCGGCAACTATACGCTGGGTCTTCGTGACCAGCTCATCTTCGCTGAAATTGATTACGCGAAGGTGGATAAGATCAAGGGTATGAACGTCACCATCGTGACGACGGCCCAGGATGATAATGGCGCCCGCGCACTTCTCCGGGCGTTCGGTATGCCCTTCCGTCAGGGTGCTTAG
- the rplX gene encoding 50S ribosomal protein L24 encodes MAGIKIKRNDTVEVIAGKDKGKRGRVLRVIADKQRVLVEHVGMIKKHLKPNPQRNIQGGIAEQEAPIHISNVMLVDGEGNKTRVASRVEGDKKVRVSKVSGNAIPEKKK; translated from the coding sequence ATGGCAGGCATCAAGATCAAGCGCAACGACACGGTTGAAGTGATTGCAGGAAAAGACAAGGGCAAGCGTGGTCGTGTGCTTCGCGTGATCGCCGACAAGCAGCGTGTCCTGGTAGAGCATGTGGGAATGATCAAGAAGCACCTGAAGCCGAACCCCCAGCGGAACATCCAGGGAGGTATCGCTGAGCAGGAAGCCCCGATTCACATCTCGAATGTGATGCTGGTTGATGGTGAAGGCAATAAGACCCGCGTTGCCTCCCGTGTTGAAGGGGATAAGAAGGTCCGTGTCTCGAAGGTGAGCGGAAACGCGATCCCTGAGAAGAAGAAGTAA
- the rplN gene encoding 50S ribosomal protein L14: MSVQMRTILDVADNSGARKLQVILPLGGGLGKIAGLGDVVTAAVKEASPDGTVKKGKVVKAVIVRTRKESRRKDGTYIRFDQNAAVVINDAMEPVGTRVFGPVARELREKKFLKIVSLAPEVI; the protein is encoded by the coding sequence ATGTCAGTACAGATGAGAACAATTCTTGACGTGGCCGACAACTCAGGCGCGCGCAAGCTGCAGGTGATCCTGCCCCTCGGTGGCGGTCTCGGGAAGATCGCCGGACTGGGCGACGTCGTCACGGCAGCTGTCAAAGAGGCTTCGCCGGATGGAACCGTGAAGAAGGGCAAAGTGGTTAAGGCCGTGATCGTGCGCACCCGTAAGGAGAGCCGCCGCAAGGACGGAACCTATATCCGCTTTGATCAGAACGCCGCTGTTGTGATCAACGATGCGATGGAGCCTGTTGGCACCCGCGTCTTCGGACCCGTGGCCCGCGAGCTTCGCGAGAAGAAGTTTCTCAAGATTGTCTCGCTCGCGCCTGAGGTCATCTAG
- the rpsQ gene encoding 30S ribosomal protein S17, with translation MAETKNKTEAAEQTASRRNEKVGQVVSTKMQKTIVVEIEMRKAHPKYKRVMKSNKKFYAHDEQNSARVGDVVRIREVRPLSKLKRWSLEEIVRRSSLAQLSDEEKVPASESK, from the coding sequence ATGGCAGAGACCAAGAACAAGACCGAAGCTGCTGAGCAAACCGCCTCCCGTCGTAATGAGAAGGTTGGCCAGGTTGTCTCGACCAAGATGCAGAAGACGATCGTCGTCGAGATCGAGATGCGCAAGGCGCATCCCAAGTACAAGCGCGTCATGAAGTCGAACAAGAAGTTCTACGCTCACGACGAGCAGAACTCGGCGCGCGTTGGCGATGTGGTTCGCATTCGTGAGGTTCGTCCTCTGTCGAAGCTGAAGCGCTGGTCACTTGAGGAGATCGTCCGTCGCAGCTCGCTGGCTCAGTTGTCCGACGAAGAGAAGGTTCCTGCAAGCGAAAGCAAGTAG
- the rpmC gene encoding 50S ribosomal protein L29, with the protein MELEKIRNLSDEELKSEQVKAAEQLFRIRFQKSLGNTEGLKKLRTLKLDIARIKTVARERELGVRAQPVAVAGAPKKSTRKKVKKD; encoded by the coding sequence ATGGAACTCGAAAAGATTCGTAACCTTAGTGATGAAGAGCTCAAGAGCGAGCAGGTCAAAGCTGCCGAGCAGCTATTCCGTATCCGCTTCCAGAAGAGCCTCGGAAACACCGAGGGCCTCAAGAAGCTGCGGACCCTGAAGCTGGATATTGCCCGCATCAAAACTGTTGCTCGTGAGCGTGAGCTCGGCGTGCGTGCTCAACCCGTAGCTGTCGCCGGAGCTCCCAAGAAGAGCACTCGCAAGAAAGTGAAGAAGGATTAA
- the rplP gene encoding 50S ribosomal protein L16 has translation MLMPKKVKYRKQQRGRMTGKAWRGSDLSFGDYGLKVMECGYITDRQIEASRIAMTRFIKRGGKVWLRLFPDKPITKKPAETRMGKGKGAPDHWVAVVRPGKILFEMEGVNPEMAKEAMRLAAHKLPLKTSFVQRHDVVSAVAAK, from the coding sequence ATGTTGATGCCTAAGAAGGTGAAGTATCGCAAGCAGCAGCGCGGCCGTATGACCGGCAAGGCGTGGCGCGGCTCCGATCTCTCATTCGGCGATTATGGTCTGAAGGTCATGGAGTGCGGTTACATTACGGACCGCCAGATTGAGGCGAGCCGTATCGCAATGACGCGCTTTATCAAGCGTGGCGGTAAGGTTTGGCTGCGGCTATTCCCGGACAAGCCGATCACCAAGAAGCCGGCCGAAACCCGTATGGGTAAGGGTAAGGGAGCTCCGGATCACTGGGTTGCTGTTGTTCGCCCTGGAAAGATCCTGTTCGAGATGGAAGGTGTTAATCCGGAGATGGCGAAGGAAGCGATGCGTCTGGCTGCCCACAAGCTTCCGCTCAAGACAAGTTTTGTTCAGCGCCACGATGTTGTGAGCGCTGTTGCAGCCAAGTAA
- the rpsC gene encoding 30S ribosomal protein S3 gives MGQKVHPYGFRLGVNKPWKSRWFVERGYDKLLVEDVKLKAELRDKLKAAGVSSVEVERPGNKLRLIIRTARPGIIIGRKGAEIDKLKADIQKRTNREVFVDILEVNKPELDAQLVAENIALQLEKRVSFRRAMRKSVDSALRFGCKGIKVRVSGRLNGNEIARSEWYLQGRLPLHTLRADIDYGFAEAKTTYGVIGVKTWIYRGDIYEQKKRRDQGTTAGVFVS, from the coding sequence ATGGGACAGAAGGTCCATCCGTATGGGTTTCGCCTCGGCGTAAATAAGCCGTGGAAGTCGCGCTGGTTCGTTGAGCGCGGCTATGACAAGCTGCTGGTCGAGGACGTCAAGCTGAAGGCCGAGCTGCGCGACAAGCTCAAGGCCGCTGGCGTCAGCTCGGTCGAGGTGGAGCGCCCCGGCAACAAGCTGCGCCTGATTATTCGTACGGCGCGTCCCGGCATCATCATCGGCCGTAAGGGAGCCGAGATCGACAAGCTCAAGGCCGACATCCAGAAGCGGACCAACCGCGAGGTGTTTGTCGACATCCTCGAAGTGAACAAGCCTGAGCTCGATGCGCAGCTGGTGGCCGAGAATATCGCTCTGCAGCTTGAGAAGCGCGTCAGCTTCCGCCGTGCGATGCGAAAGTCGGTTGATTCCGCGCTGCGTTTTGGCTGCAAGGGCATTAAGGTTCGCGTCTCTGGTCGTTTGAATGGTAACGAGATCGCCCGTTCGGAGTGGTATCTCCAGGGCCGTCTTCCGCTGCACACACTGCGTGCGGATATTGATTACGGCTTTGCTGAAGCGAAGACGACCTATGGTGTGATCGGTGTCAAGACCTGGATCTATCGTGGCGATATCTACGAGCAGAAAAAGCGTCGCGATCAGGGAACGACTGCGGGTGTTTTCGTATCGTAA
- the rplV gene encoding 50S ribosomal protein L22 codes for MAKAAEKTREFRAEAKFQRTSPQKAKLVLDLIKGLRVEQAINTVHFNNKRIAPVVEKVLRSAVQNANYLSQEQGLDIDLDNLYVKTAVANEGPRMKRLRPAPMGRAFRYQRRLAHIIVTVAEKNKPGVVTTVNEPVVTSAKKATKKTAGKTAAKKAPAKKAAKKTATKKAAK; via the coding sequence ATGGCTAAGGCAGCAGAAAAGACAAGAGAGTTCCGCGCGGAGGCGAAGTTTCAGCGCACCAGCCCGCAGAAGGCGAAGCTCGTTCTGGATCTGATCAAGGGGCTCCGGGTGGAGCAGGCGATCAACACGGTCCACTTCAACAACAAGCGTATTGCTCCAGTAGTCGAGAAGGTTCTTCGTTCGGCGGTGCAGAATGCCAACTATCTTTCGCAGGAGCAGGGTCTGGACATCGATCTGGATAACCTCTATGTGAAGACTGCCGTTGCCAATGAAGGGCCTCGCATGAAGCGGCTTCGTCCGGCTCCGATGGGACGGGCCTTCCGGTACCAGCGTCGTCTCGCGCACATTATCGTGACGGTGGCGGAAAAGAATAAGCCAGGCGTGGTTACGACGGTCAATGAACCGGTTGTGACTTCTGCTAAGAAGGCCACGAAGAAGACAGCCGGTAAGACTGCGGCGAAGAAGGCTCCGGCCAAGAAAGCTGCGAAGAAGACAGCAACCAAGAAGGCCGCGAAATAA
- the rpsS gene encoding 30S ribosomal protein S19, producing the protein MARSTKKGPFIDDHLMTKITVMNQTNDKKVLRTWSRRSTIHPDFVGHTIAVHNGRKFIPVYVTENMVGHKLGEFAATRTFKGHSAKTETATKAK; encoded by the coding sequence ATGGCACGTTCTACTAAAAAAGGTCCTTTTATTGATGACCACCTCATGACCAAGATCACGGTCATGAATCAGACGAACGACAAGAAGGTCCTTCGCACCTGGTCGCGCCGTTCGACGATCCACCCGGACTTTGTGGGACATACGATTGCAGTCCACAATGGCCGCAAGTTCATTCCGGTTTACGTGACGGAGAACATGGTGGGTCACAAGCTCGGCGAGTTTGCGGCAACCCGAACCTTCAAGGGCCACTCCGCCAAGACCGAAACGGCGACGAAGGCGAAGTAA
- the rplB gene encoding 50S ribosomal protein L2, whose protein sequence is MPIKSFRPITPSLRFTTTLRNDDITTDKPHKPLLAVKQRTGGRNSSGALTIRHHGGGHKKKLRLIDFKREKFGIPATVTTIEYDPNRSSRIALVSYADGEKRYILQPVGLKVGQSIMSGPEADILVGNALPLKNIPVGTIVHNIELRPGKGAQMARSAGAQVNLVAKEGDYALLKLPSGETRKVLIECMATVGQVGNTDHENVSIGKAGRNRWKGIRPTNRGVSMNPVDHPHGGGEGKTSGGRHPVTPWGQPTRGYKTRNNKRTDVFIVNRRSK, encoded by the coding sequence ATGCCGATCAAATCATTTCGACCGATTACACCCTCGCTGCGATTCACGACGACGCTGCGGAACGACGACATTACGACGGATAAGCCGCACAAGCCGTTGCTGGCTGTAAAGCAGCGTACCGGCGGTCGTAACTCGTCGGGCGCGTTGACGATTCGTCACCATGGCGGCGGGCACAAAAAGAAGCTGCGCCTGATTGATTTCAAGCGCGAGAAGTTTGGGATTCCGGCCACGGTCACGACGATCGAGTACGATCCAAACCGCAGCTCCCGCATCGCGCTGGTAAGCTACGCGGACGGAGAGAAGCGCTATATCCTGCAGCCCGTCGGGTTGAAGGTGGGCCAGTCGATCATGAGCGGCCCCGAGGCGGACATTCTCGTTGGGAATGCTCTTCCGCTCAAGAACATCCCGGTTGGTACGATCGTGCACAACATCGAACTGCGTCCCGGGAAGGGCGCGCAGATGGCGCGTTCGGCTGGAGCTCAGGTGAACCTGGTTGCAAAGGAAGGCGATTATGCTCTTCTGAAGCTGCCTTCCGGCGAGACCCGCAAGGTGCTCATCGAGTGCATGGCGACCGTGGGCCAGGTCGGTAATACCGATCACGAGAACGTGAGCATCGGTAAGGCTGGACGCAATCGTTGGAAGGGAATTCGGCCGACCAACCGTGGTGTCTCGATGAATCCGGTTGATCATCCGCACGGCGGTGGTGAAGGTAAGACCTCAGGTGGACGTCATCCGGTGACTCCATGGGGCCAGCCTACTCGTGGATACAAGACACGCAATAACAAGCGGACCGATGTGTTCATCGTCAACCGCAGATCCAAGTAA